In Streptomyces chartreusis NRRL 3882, the following are encoded in one genomic region:
- a CDS encoding DUF418 domain-containing protein gives MTIATEEGPLRRGGVRPGERALAPDLARGIMLLAIVLSNTAFHLWAARRGPSGWQPVDGSWLDHAVQFTMIVVLDLRIYPLFAFLFGYGMMQVYLRQTAAGTDGRDAAKVLRRRSLWLIVIGLTHATLLMSGDIIGFYGVLSLILGLAFLRRGERALTWWIWIGVALLLLVTAGPVISALLQGELGTFGDADGDAGFKAYAPHEESWLTAAGTRLQTGLFVTFAAAPLTLVGGGYILFLLGFWAARRRILEEPARHRGLLRRTAVIGIAAGWLGALPAALAHTGVLHVPDDTQSESGALTALRDITGNAAGLGYVAAVALFAHWWTTRGPRRGATAVTAVASVGKRSLSCYLAHSLLFAPVLAAWGLGLGAHLGSTTMALFAIAVWLVTVAGAYALERAGRRGPAEAVLRRLMYGPRAGRG, from the coding sequence ATGACGATCGCGACCGAAGAGGGACCACTGCGGCGTGGGGGCGTACGGCCGGGCGAACGGGCACTCGCCCCCGATCTCGCCCGCGGCATCATGCTGCTGGCCATCGTGCTGTCCAACACCGCCTTCCACCTGTGGGCGGCCCGGCGCGGGCCCTCCGGATGGCAGCCCGTGGACGGCTCGTGGCTGGACCACGCAGTGCAGTTCACCATGATCGTGGTGCTCGACCTGCGGATCTACCCGCTCTTCGCCTTCCTCTTCGGCTACGGCATGATGCAGGTCTACCTTCGGCAGACCGCCGCCGGCACCGACGGGCGCGACGCGGCGAAGGTCCTGCGCAGGCGCAGCCTCTGGCTGATCGTCATCGGCCTGACGCACGCCACCCTGCTGATGTCCGGGGACATCATCGGCTTCTACGGCGTCCTGAGCCTCATCCTGGGCCTGGCCTTCCTGCGGCGCGGCGAACGCGCCCTGACGTGGTGGATCTGGATCGGAGTCGCCCTGCTGCTCCTCGTCACGGCCGGACCCGTCATCTCCGCGCTGCTCCAGGGCGAGCTGGGCACCTTCGGCGACGCCGACGGCGACGCGGGCTTCAAGGCGTACGCGCCGCACGAGGAGAGCTGGCTCACCGCGGCGGGCACCCGGCTCCAGACAGGCCTGTTCGTCACCTTCGCCGCCGCCCCGCTGACCCTCGTCGGCGGCGGGTACATCCTCTTCCTGCTCGGCTTCTGGGCCGCGCGCCGCCGCATCCTGGAGGAACCGGCCCGCCACCGCGGGCTGCTGCGCCGGACGGCGGTCATCGGCATCGCGGCCGGCTGGCTCGGCGCGCTGCCCGCCGCCCTCGCCCACACCGGCGTCCTGCACGTGCCCGACGACACGCAGAGCGAGTCCGGAGCGCTCACGGCCCTGCGCGACATCACGGGCAACGCCGCGGGCCTCGGCTATGTCGCGGCCGTCGCCCTCTTCGCGCACTGGTGGACCACCCGCGGGCCCCGCCGCGGCGCGACGGCGGTGACGGCGGTGGCCTCCGTCGGCAAACGGTCCCTGTCCTGCTACCTCGCCCACTCGCTGCTGTTCGCCCCGGTGCTGGCCGCCTGGGGACTCGGCCTCGGCGCGCACCTGGGCAGCACGACCATGGCGCTCTTCGCGATCGCCGTCTGGCTGGTCACCGTGGCCGGAGCGTACGCCCTGGAGCGGGCCGGTCGCCGGGGCCCGGCCGAAGCGGTGTTGCGCCGGCTGATGTACGGGCCCCGGGCCGGCCGGGGTTGA
- a CDS encoding acyl-CoA synthetase — translation MNNSVPAGFYAQATAEPDRAVLVAPDGEEWTAGRLHADANRLVHGLRAAGLERGDTFAVVLPNGVEFLTAYLAAGQAGFYLVPVNHHLVGPEIAWIVSDSGAKVLLVHERYADAARHAADEAGLPATHRYAVGPVEGFRPYAELLHGQPESAPDGRTLGWVMNYTSGTTGRPRGIRRPLPGKPPEEAYLGGFLGIFGIRPFDDNVHLVCSPLYHTAVLQFAGASLHIGHRLVLMDKWTPEEMLRLIDRHRCTHTHMVPTQFHRLLALPDEVKDRYDVSSMRHAIHGAAPCPDHVKRAMLDWWGPCVEEYYAASEGGGAFATAEDWLKKPGTVGKAWPISELAIFDDDGNRLPPGELGTVYMKMNTGGFSYHKDEAKTRKNRIGDFFTVGDLGHLDEDGYLFLRDRKIDLIISGGVNIYPAEIESALLAHPAVADAAVFGIPHDDWGEEVKAVVEPAPGHRPGPALAADLLDHCAHRLAGYKRPRSVDFITEMPRDPNGKLYKRRLREPYWEGRTRPV, via the coding sequence GTGAACAACAGCGTTCCCGCGGGCTTCTACGCCCAGGCCACCGCCGAACCCGACCGCGCGGTCCTGGTCGCCCCCGACGGCGAGGAGTGGACCGCCGGCCGCCTGCACGCTGACGCCAACCGGCTCGTCCACGGTCTGCGCGCGGCCGGGCTGGAACGCGGTGACACCTTCGCGGTGGTCCTGCCCAACGGCGTCGAGTTCCTCACCGCGTACCTGGCCGCCGGCCAGGCCGGTTTCTACCTCGTCCCCGTCAACCACCACCTGGTCGGACCGGAGATCGCCTGGATCGTCTCCGACTCCGGCGCCAAGGTCCTCCTCGTCCACGAACGCTATGCCGACGCGGCACGCCACGCCGCCGACGAGGCAGGCCTCCCGGCCACCCACCGGTACGCCGTCGGCCCGGTCGAGGGCTTCCGCCCGTACGCCGAACTCCTCCACGGGCAGCCCGAGTCGGCGCCCGACGGCCGCACGCTCGGCTGGGTCATGAACTACACCTCCGGCACCACCGGCCGCCCCCGCGGCATCCGCCGCCCGCTGCCCGGCAAACCCCCCGAGGAGGCGTATCTCGGCGGCTTCCTCGGCATCTTCGGCATCCGGCCGTTCGACGACAACGTGCACTTGGTGTGCTCGCCGCTCTACCACACGGCCGTCCTGCAGTTCGCGGGCGCGTCCCTGCACATCGGCCACCGGCTGGTCCTGATGGACAAGTGGACACCCGAGGAGATGCTCCGTCTCATCGACCGCCACCGCTGCACCCACACCCATATGGTCCCCACCCAGTTCCACCGCCTGCTGGCCCTGCCCGACGAGGTGAAGGACCGCTACGACGTCTCCTCCATGCGGCACGCCATCCACGGCGCCGCGCCCTGCCCCGACCACGTGAAACGGGCCATGCTCGACTGGTGGGGCCCCTGTGTGGAGGAGTACTACGCGGCCAGCGAGGGCGGCGGCGCCTTCGCCACCGCCGAGGACTGGCTGAAGAAGCCGGGCACCGTCGGCAAGGCCTGGCCCATCAGCGAACTCGCGATCTTCGACGACGACGGCAACCGGCTGCCGCCCGGTGAACTCGGCACCGTCTACATGAAGATGAACACCGGCGGCTTCTCCTACCACAAGGACGAGGCCAAGACCCGCAAGAACCGCATCGGCGACTTCTTCACCGTCGGCGACCTCGGCCACCTCGACGAGGACGGCTACCTCTTCCTGCGCGACCGCAAGATCGACCTGATCATCTCCGGCGGGGTCAACATCTACCCGGCCGAGATCGAGTCGGCCCTGCTCGCCCACCCCGCCGTCGCGGACGCCGCCGTCTTCGGCATCCCGCACGACGACTGGGGCGAGGAGGTCAAGGCCGTCGTCGAACCAGCCCCCGGACACCGGCCCGGGCCCGCCCTCGCGGCCGACCTCCTCGACCACTGCGCGCACCGGCTCGCCGGCTACAAGCGGCCCAGGAGTGTCGACTTCATCACCGAGATGCCCCGCGACCCCAACGGCAAGCTGTACAAGCGACGGCTGCGGGAGCCGTACTGGGAGGGCCGGACCCGGCCGGTGTGA
- a CDS encoding NAD(P)H-dependent flavin oxidoreductase — protein sequence MQTELSQKLGVEHAVFGFTPFPAVAAAISRAGGFGVLGAVRYTSPDELKRDLDWIEAHVDGRPYGLDVVMPAKKVEGVTEADVEAMIPEGHRQFVRETLAKHGVPELAEGEASGWRITGWMEQVARTQLDVAFDYPIRLLANALGSPPADVIARAHDQDVLVAALAGSARHARKHQDAGIDIVVAQGYEAGGHTGEIASMVLTPEVVDAVAPLPVLAAGGIGSGQQVAAALTLGAQGVWLGSLWLTTTEADLHSPALTRKLLAAGSGDTVRSRALTGKPARQLRTEWTDAWDDPAGPGPLPMPLQGLLVAEAVSRIQKYEVDPLLGTPVGQIVGRMNSERSVQAVFDDLTRGFEQAVDRINRIAGRSGQ from the coding sequence ATGCAGACGGAGCTGAGCCAGAAACTGGGAGTCGAGCACGCCGTCTTCGGCTTCACGCCGTTCCCCGCCGTCGCCGCGGCCATCAGCCGGGCCGGCGGCTTCGGCGTGCTCGGCGCGGTCCGCTACACCTCCCCCGACGAGCTCAAACGCGACCTCGACTGGATCGAGGCGCACGTGGACGGCCGGCCCTACGGCCTGGACGTCGTGATGCCGGCGAAGAAGGTCGAGGGCGTCACTGAGGCCGACGTCGAGGCGATGATCCCCGAGGGCCACCGGCAGTTCGTCCGGGAGACCCTCGCCAAGCACGGCGTGCCCGAACTCGCCGAGGGCGAGGCGTCCGGCTGGCGCATCACCGGCTGGATGGAGCAGGTCGCCCGCACCCAGCTAGACGTCGCCTTCGACTACCCGATCCGGCTCCTCGCCAACGCCCTCGGCTCCCCGCCCGCCGACGTCATCGCCCGCGCCCACGACCAGGACGTCCTCGTCGCCGCCCTCGCGGGCAGCGCCCGGCACGCCCGCAAGCACCAGGACGCCGGGATCGACATCGTCGTGGCGCAGGGTTACGAGGCCGGCGGCCACACCGGCGAGATCGCCTCCATGGTGCTCACCCCCGAGGTCGTCGACGCCGTCGCCCCGCTGCCCGTGCTGGCCGCCGGCGGCATCGGCAGCGGACAGCAGGTGGCTGCCGCACTCACGCTCGGCGCTCAAGGCGTGTGGCTGGGCTCCCTGTGGCTCACCACCACGGAAGCTGACCTCCACTCACCCGCCCTCACCCGCAAGCTGCTCGCGGCCGGCTCCGGCGACACCGTCCGCTCCCGCGCGCTGACCGGCAAGCCCGCACGCCAACTGCGCACCGAGTGGACCGACGCCTGGGACGACCCGGCCGGGCCCGGCCCGCTGCCCATGCCGCTGCAGGGCCTGCTGGTCGCCGAGGCCGTCTCGCGCATCCAGAAGTACGAGGTCGACCCGCTGCTCGGCACCCCGGTCGGGCAGATCGTCGGCCGGATGAACAGCGAACGCAGCGTCCAAGCCGTCTTCGACGACCTCACCCGCGGCTTCGAACAGGCCGTGGACCGCATCAACCGCATCGCCGGAAGGAGCGGCCAGTGA
- a CDS encoding serine hydrolase domain-containing protein, which translates to MTEGTAERTTTTGGLTRRRALVLGGALALAPLPAEAAPVTGRPTLRHGSAARAGLLPTHLRRLVTDAEAFLGPSPAHPWYAGAVLLAGRGGTVALHRPIGMAVRYRAYDEKTDTGVEFPAGEQIPMAEDTVFDLASVSKLFTSILAVQQVERGGLELEAKVASYLPDFGRAGKQDITIRQLLTHTSGFRAWIPLYSAPTYEEKLQLIWDEAPVSAPGTAYLYSDLNLISLQLVLERITGRSLDVLLRDEITAPLGLRRTRYNPPASWRPKIAATEDARAPWSGLDRGLVWGEVHDENAFSLGGVAGHAGVFSDAWDLAVLGRTLLNGGVYGRARILTPESVELMFTDFNTAFPGDEHGLGFELYQHWYMGAMATPRSAGHTGFTGTSLVLDPTTDSFLVVLGNSVHPVRSWRSGSAPRVAAANHLARAVPVRPVRGRRAWFSGMAVSATATLTLPTLDTSSGRARMRCALWWDTEPKADVLVLEATTDGGTSWRPVPFTTSRRDEGTRPHPSGSVTGWSGRVWHGLTADLPAARRLALRWRYATDRLYVGRGAYVDGLRVDAADGVLFDEARPADASRIEAVGWTPSAD; encoded by the coding sequence GTGACCGAAGGCACGGCTGAAAGAACGACGACGACCGGCGGGCTGACCCGCAGGCGCGCCCTGGTCCTGGGTGGCGCCCTGGCCCTCGCCCCCTTACCCGCCGAGGCCGCCCCGGTCACGGGGCGCCCCACGCTGCGGCACGGCTCGGCCGCACGCGCCGGGCTGCTCCCCACCCATCTGCGTCGACTCGTCACCGACGCCGAGGCGTTCCTCGGCCCCTCCCCCGCGCACCCCTGGTACGCGGGCGCCGTCCTGCTCGCCGGACGGGGCGGCACCGTCGCCCTGCACCGGCCCATCGGCATGGCGGTGCGCTACCGGGCCTACGACGAGAAGACCGACACCGGCGTCGAGTTCCCGGCCGGCGAGCAGATCCCCATGGCCGAGGACACCGTCTTCGACCTGGCTTCGGTGTCGAAGCTGTTCACCTCGATCCTGGCCGTGCAGCAGGTGGAGCGGGGCGGGCTGGAGCTGGAGGCGAAGGTCGCCTCGTACCTGCCGGACTTCGGTCGTGCGGGCAAGCAGGACATCACGATCCGTCAGCTCCTCACGCACACGTCGGGCTTCCGCGCGTGGATCCCGCTGTACAGCGCGCCGACGTACGAGGAGAAGCTCCAGCTCATCTGGGACGAGGCGCCGGTCAGCGCGCCGGGCACGGCGTATCTGTACTCGGACCTGAACCTCATCTCGCTCCAGCTCGTGCTGGAGCGGATCACGGGCCGCTCCCTGGACGTCCTCCTCCGCGACGAGATCACGGCGCCGCTCGGCCTGCGCCGCACCCGTTACAACCCGCCCGCCTCCTGGCGGCCGAAGATCGCGGCCACGGAGGACGCACGTGCTCCGTGGTCCGGGCTCGACCGCGGCCTGGTGTGGGGGGAGGTGCACGACGAGAACGCCTTCAGCCTCGGCGGGGTCGCGGGCCACGCGGGCGTGTTCTCCGACGCGTGGGACCTCGCGGTCCTCGGCCGTACGCTGCTCAACGGCGGCGTGTACGGGCGGGCGCGGATCCTGACGCCCGAGTCGGTGGAGCTGATGTTCACCGACTTCAACACCGCGTTCCCCGGGGACGAGCACGGCCTCGGCTTCGAGCTCTACCAGCACTGGTACATGGGCGCGATGGCCACACCGCGCAGTGCCGGGCACACCGGCTTCACGGGCACCTCGCTGGTGCTCGACCCGACGACCGACTCGTTCCTCGTCGTCCTGGGCAACTCGGTGCATCCGGTGCGGAGCTGGCGCTCCGGGTCGGCTCCCCGGGTGGCCGCCGCGAACCACCTGGCGCGGGCCGTCCCGGTCCGGCCGGTGCGAGGGCGCAGGGCCTGGTTCTCCGGCATGGCGGTCTCCGCCACGGCGACGCTCACCCTCCCCACGCTCGACACGTCGTCCGGCCGGGCGAGAATGCGCTGCGCGCTGTGGTGGGACACCGAGCCCAAGGCCGACGTCCTGGTCCTGGAGGCCACGACCGACGGCGGCACGAGCTGGCGGCCGGTGCCCTTCACGACGTCCCGCCGGGACGAGGGCACCCGGCCGCACCCGTCGGGCTCGGTCACGGGCTGGTCCGGCCGCGTCTGGCACGGGCTGACCGCCGACCTTCCCGCCGCGCGCCGACTCGCCCTGCGGTGGCGGTACGCGACGGACCGGCTGTACGTCGGCCGCGGGGCCTATGTGGACGGGCTGCGGGTGGACGCGGCCGACGGCGTCCTCTTCGACGAGGCACGCCCCGCGGACGCGTCGCGCATCGAAGCGGTGGGGTGGACGCCGTCGGCCGACTGA
- a CDS encoding DUF2795 domain-containing protein yields MAELSPTDLQKALKGMDYPTDKQHLVERARSNHADEKVVRTLDGLKEDRFDGPNEVQKAVFNQ; encoded by the coding sequence ATGGCCGAGCTCAGCCCGACCGACCTCCAGAAGGCCCTCAAGGGCATGGACTACCCCACGGACAAGCAGCACCTGGTGGAGCGTGCCCGCAGCAATCACGCGGACGAGAAGGTCGTCAGGACTCTCGACGGCCTGAAGGAGGACCGCTTCGACGGCCCCAACGAGGTACAGAAGGCCGTCTTCAACCAGTGA
- a CDS encoding phytoene desaturase family protein — MTAPEGPRAHRTYDAVIVGGGHNGLVAAAYLARAGRSVLVLERLDHTGGAAVSTRPFAGVDARLSRYSYLVSLLPKKIVRDLGLDFRVRTRTVSSYTPAERDGRPTGLLVGGGERRTREAFARLTGSDREYRAWQEFYGMTGRVAQRVFPTLTEPLPTREELRRRLDDDQAWRTLFEEPIGVAVEEHFTDDLVRGVVLTDALIGTFADAHDPSLKQNRCFLYHVIGGGTGAWDVPVGGMGALTDALADAARAAGAVLATGHEALRIATDGRTAEVTYRTADAEGTVAARHVLVNASPQALAELTGDTPPAPAEGAQLKVNMLLERLPRLRDSAVDPREAFAGTFHIAEGYEQLATAHAQAAAGDLPAAPPSEIYCHSLTDPTILGPDLADQGYQTLTLFGLHTPARLFERDNDAVREELLKSTLAQLDAHLAEPLADCLATDADGRPCIEARTPLDLERDLGLPGGNIFHRELSWPHAQDGTGRWGVETRHTNVLLCGAGAVRGGGVSGVPGHNAAMAVLETRND, encoded by the coding sequence ATGACCGCACCCGAGGGACCCCGCGCACACCGGACCTACGACGCCGTCATCGTCGGCGGCGGCCACAACGGCCTGGTCGCCGCCGCCTACCTGGCCCGGGCCGGCCGTTCCGTGCTGGTGCTGGAGCGGCTGGACCACACCGGAGGCGCGGCGGTGTCCACCCGGCCCTTCGCCGGGGTGGACGCCCGGCTGTCGCGCTACTCGTACCTGGTCAGCCTGCTGCCGAAAAAGATCGTGCGGGACCTCGGCCTGGACTTCCGGGTACGCACCCGGACCGTCTCCTCCTACACGCCCGCCGAACGCGACGGCCGCCCCACCGGGCTCCTCGTCGGCGGCGGGGAACGGCGGACCAGGGAGGCGTTCGCCCGGCTCACCGGCTCCGACCGCGAGTACCGGGCCTGGCAGGAGTTCTACGGCATGACCGGCCGCGTCGCCCAGCGGGTCTTCCCGACCCTGACCGAGCCGCTGCCCACCCGCGAGGAACTGCGCCGCCGCCTCGACGACGACCAGGCCTGGCGGACCCTGTTCGAGGAGCCGATCGGCGTCGCCGTCGAGGAGCACTTCACGGACGACCTGGTGCGCGGCGTGGTCCTCACCGACGCGCTCATCGGCACCTTCGCCGACGCCCACGACCCGTCGCTGAAGCAGAACCGCTGTTTCCTCTACCACGTGATCGGCGGCGGCACCGGCGCCTGGGACGTGCCGGTCGGCGGCATGGGCGCACTCACCGACGCCCTGGCCGACGCGGCACGCGCCGCGGGCGCGGTCCTCGCCACCGGCCACGAGGCGCTGCGCATCGCCACGGACGGCCGCACGGCCGAGGTCACCTACCGCACGGCCGACGCCGAGGGCACCGTCGCCGCCCGGCACGTCCTGGTGAACGCCTCCCCACAGGCCCTCGCGGAGCTCACCGGCGACACACCCCCGGCTCCCGCCGAGGGCGCCCAGCTCAAGGTGAACATGCTGCTCGAGCGGCTGCCGCGGCTGCGCGACAGCGCCGTTGACCCGCGCGAGGCGTTCGCCGGCACCTTCCACATCGCCGAGGGCTACGAGCAGCTGGCCACCGCCCACGCCCAGGCCGCCGCCGGTGACCTCCCGGCCGCGCCGCCCTCCGAGATCTACTGCCACTCGCTCACCGACCCGACCATCCTCGGCCCGGACCTGGCCGACCAGGGCTACCAGACGCTCACCCTCTTCGGCCTGCACACCCCGGCCCGCCTGTTCGAGCGGGACAACGACGCCGTACGCGAGGAGCTGCTGAAGTCGACACTCGCCCAGCTCGACGCCCACCTGGCCGAGCCCCTCGCCGACTGCCTGGCCACCGACGCGGACGGACGGCCCTGCATCGAGGCCCGGACCCCGCTCGACCTGGAGCGGGACCTCGGGCTGCCCGGCGGCAACATCTTCCACCGGGAACTGAGCTGGCCCCACGCCCAGGACGGCACCGGCCGCTGGGGCGTGGAGACCCGGCACACGAACGTGCTGCTGTGCGGGGCCGGCGCGGTGCGCGGGGGCGGGGTCAGCGGGGTGCCCGGCCACAATGCGGCGATGGCGGTGCTGGAAACCCGCAACGACTGA
- a CDS encoding serine/threonine-protein kinase, with product MGETRLIHGRYRLLDRIGRGGMGEVWRARDESLGRHVAVKCLKPLGPNHDHAFTRVLRERFRREARVAAALQHRGITVVHDFGESDGVLYLVMELLDGRNLSQLLEDNKQHPLPVADVVEIAEQVAAALAYCHEQGIVHRDLKPANIVRIGDGTVKICDFGIARLGHDIGFTSRLTGTGIAMGTPHYMSPEQIGGTEVDQRSDLYSFGCVLYEIATGVPPFDLDDAWAILVGHRDTPPRPPREHRPELPAYLERVILDLLAKEPDERPGDARELARRISAHRAAPAYVPSVVAARPAPDEPAHTGRLPSWTRGMTTGHKAAGTGLRSTPPDPAAGLSGEWIARPAAGPVEEPAPEERPAPPPEVLTALAGRHNAGLSLGRLGRWAEAGEVHRAVAAEREHLLGPDHPDTLASRYEVAFTLSRTGRAPDALREYKHVTEARIRTLGADHPDTLAARQEMAYVLGQLGRPFDAHRVYTSVLTARERTMGPDHPDTLRCRHNLAFNLSRLGRLEDSYRMAREVAAARARVLGPDHPDTLVTRYEVAYALGQLGRWAEALETYREVAQARGRALGPDHPDTLAARHEIGISLGRLGRSAEALDLYSALTGDRTRVQGPTHPETLRARHGRCVNLGRLGRWEEALAESRDVSAVRERVLGPDHPDTLVSRREVAVGLGWLGRWADALTEYRRVAAARERVLGADHPDTLASRNDEAHCLQQLGRSEEAVALYRRVAALRGQGAAVGR from the coding sequence ATGGGGGAGACCAGGCTCATCCACGGCCGGTACCGGCTGCTCGACCGAATCGGGCGCGGCGGCATGGGCGAGGTGTGGCGGGCACGGGACGAGTCGCTGGGCCGGCACGTCGCCGTCAAGTGCCTCAAACCGCTGGGCCCGAACCACGACCACGCCTTCACCCGGGTGCTGCGGGAGCGGTTCCGCCGCGAGGCCCGGGTGGCCGCCGCGCTCCAGCACCGGGGCATCACCGTGGTGCACGACTTCGGCGAGTCCGACGGCGTCCTCTACCTCGTCATGGAGCTGCTGGACGGCCGCAACCTCAGCCAGCTCCTGGAGGACAACAAGCAGCACCCGCTGCCGGTCGCGGACGTCGTGGAGATCGCCGAGCAGGTCGCCGCCGCCCTCGCCTACTGCCACGAACAGGGCATCGTCCACCGCGATCTGAAGCCCGCCAACATCGTGCGGATCGGCGACGGCACGGTGAAGATCTGCGACTTCGGCATCGCCCGGCTCGGCCACGACATCGGCTTCACGTCCCGGCTGACCGGCACCGGCATCGCCATGGGCACCCCGCACTACATGTCCCCGGAGCAGATCGGCGGCACCGAGGTCGACCAGCGCAGCGACCTCTACTCGTTCGGCTGCGTGCTGTACGAGATCGCCACCGGGGTACCGCCGTTCGACCTCGACGACGCCTGGGCGATCCTCGTCGGCCACCGCGACACCCCGCCCCGCCCGCCGCGCGAGCACCGCCCCGAACTGCCCGCGTACCTCGAGCGGGTCATCCTGGACCTGCTCGCCAAGGAACCCGACGAACGACCCGGCGACGCCCGTGAGCTGGCCCGCCGGATCAGCGCGCACCGGGCCGCGCCCGCCTACGTGCCGAGCGTGGTGGCGGCCCGGCCCGCCCCGGACGAGCCGGCGCACACCGGCCGGCTGCCGTCCTGGACCCGCGGCATGACCACCGGCCACAAGGCGGCCGGCACCGGACTGCGCAGCACGCCGCCGGACCCGGCGGCCGGACTGTCCGGCGAGTGGATCGCGCGGCCCGCCGCCGGCCCCGTCGAGGAACCCGCCCCCGAGGAGCGGCCCGCCCCGCCCCCGGAGGTCCTGACCGCCCTGGCCGGCCGGCACAACGCGGGCCTGAGCCTCGGCCGGCTCGGCCGCTGGGCGGAGGCGGGGGAGGTGCACCGGGCGGTCGCAGCCGAACGCGAGCACCTCCTCGGCCCCGACCACCCGGACACCCTCGCCAGCCGCTACGAGGTCGCCTTCACCCTCAGCCGCACCGGCCGCGCCCCGGACGCCCTGCGCGAGTACAAGCACGTCACCGAGGCCAGGATCCGCACCCTCGGCGCCGACCACCCCGACACGCTCGCCGCCCGCCAGGAGATGGCCTACGTGCTCGGCCAGCTCGGCCGCCCCTTCGACGCGCACCGGGTGTACACGTCCGTGCTCACCGCCCGGGAGCGCACGATGGGTCCCGACCACCCGGACACCCTGCGCTGCCGGCACAACCTCGCCTTCAACCTCAGCCGCCTCGGCCGCCTGGAGGACTCCTACCGCATGGCCCGAGAGGTGGCCGCCGCCCGCGCCCGGGTGCTGGGACCGGACCACCCCGACACCCTGGTCACCCGCTACGAAGTCGCCTACGCGCTCGGCCAGCTCGGCCGCTGGGCCGAGGCCCTGGAGACGTACCGCGAGGTCGCCCAGGCCCGCGGCCGCGCCCTCGGCCCCGACCACCCCGACACGCTCGCCGCCCGGCACGAGATCGGCATCAGCCTGGGCCGCCTCGGCCGCAGCGCGGAGGCCCTGGACCTCTACAGCGCCCTGACCGGCGACCGCACACGGGTCCAGGGCCCCACCCATCCCGAGACCCTGCGCGCCCGCCACGGCCGCTGCGTCAACCTCGGCCGGCTCGGCCGCTGGGAGGAGGCCCTCGCCGAGTCCCGTGACGTGAGCGCCGTCCGCGAGCGGGTCCTCGGCCCGGACCACCCGGACACCCTGGTCAGCCGCCGCGAGGTCGCCGTCGGCCTGGGCTGGCTGGGCCGCTGGGCCGACGCCCTCACCGAGTACCGCCGGGTGGCCGCCGCCCGTGAACGCGTCCTCGGCGCGGACCACCCCGACACCCTCGCCAGCCGCAACGACGAAGCACACTGCCTCCAGCAACTGGGCCGTAGCGAGGAGGCAGTGGCGCTGTACCGCAGGGTGGCGGCCCTGCGCGGGCAGGGGGCGGCGGTCGGGCGGTGA
- a CDS encoding oxygenase MpaB family protein has translation MTGADPGLFGPRSVTWQMHGDPMMWIAGIRALYLQALHPRAVRGVMQNSDFRRDAWGRLMRTANFVGTATYGTTDAAERVGARVRKIHSMLTATDPDTGEHYGVDEPGLLRWVHCAEIDSYLDVLRRSGFRLTDAEADRYVAEHRQSARLVGLDPGTVPADRAELAAYFEKVRPELAAGPEAREVDDFLLRPPTHPLLVPLREVLWRRVAQLAYASLPPYAHELYGRPAPTPATVTRQLRLTGLLLRRVPARVRWQLPPKHILRAMARLGPHARPAPYKLGR, from the coding sequence ATGACCGGCGCGGACCCCGGGCTGTTCGGTCCCCGTTCGGTGACCTGGCAGATGCACGGCGACCCCATGATGTGGATCGCCGGCATCCGGGCCCTCTACCTCCAGGCCCTGCACCCCCGCGCGGTACGCGGCGTCATGCAGAACTCAGACTTCCGGCGTGACGCCTGGGGCCGCCTGATGCGCACCGCGAACTTCGTCGGCACGGCGACCTACGGCACCACCGACGCCGCCGAGCGGGTGGGCGCCCGCGTCCGGAAGATCCACAGCATGCTGACGGCGACCGACCCGGACACCGGCGAGCACTACGGCGTCGACGAACCCGGTCTGCTCCGCTGGGTGCACTGCGCCGAGATCGACTCCTACCTGGACGTCCTGCGCAGGTCCGGATTCCGGCTCACCGACGCCGAGGCCGACCGCTACGTCGCCGAACACCGGCAGAGCGCACGCCTGGTGGGCCTCGACCCCGGCACCGTACCCGCCGACAGGGCCGAACTGGCGGCGTACTTCGAGAAGGTGCGCCCCGAACTGGCCGCCGGTCCCGAAGCGCGCGAGGTGGACGACTTCCTGCTCCGCCCGCCGACGCATCCCCTTCTCGTACCGTTGCGCGAGGTGCTGTGGCGGCGCGTGGCACAACTGGCGTACGCCTCCCTGCCTCCGTACGCCCACGAGCTGTACGGCAGACCGGCCCCCACACCCGCCACCGTCACCCGGCAACTGCGTCTCACCGGCCTCCTGTTGCGCCGCGTTCCCGCACGTGTGCGGTGGCAACTCCCGCCCAAACACATCCTGCGCGCCATGGCGAGGCTCGGCCCGCACGCGCGCCCTGCGCCGTACAAACTCGGACGATAG